The genomic interval ATAGGGGATAGGCACATCCAAAATATTATACTTATGCTCGTCTAACCCCAAACGATCGTATTCGTAATTAGGATTCCATTCTACTAACTCAATCACAATTTCAATAATTTTTTTATCACGAATGGCAGCAATACCAAATAAATCGCGGATATTAAGAATGCCCAAACCTCTAATTTCGAGATGATGCCGCAATAACTCGGTACTCGAGCCATACAAGGTGGTGGGCGGTCTTTTTGCAATATGCACCATATCGTCTGCTACCAAACGATGTCCTTTTAAAACCAGATCAAGGGCACATTCGCTTTTACCAATGCCGCTTTTACCAATAATTAAAATACCCACACCAAATACATCTATTAATACCCCATGCACAGTAGTGGAAATGGTAAGGCGTTCTTCCAAAAAGCGCGAAACCCGATTGATAAAAGTAGAGGTAATAAGGCTTGTCTGAAACAGAGGGATCCCTTTTTTATTAGCCTCATCTAACAAGGCCTGGGGAGGCTCTATGCCACGCGTGATAATAAAACAGGCCACTTCTACTTCACAAATTTTTTCC from bacterium carries:
- the hprK gene encoding HPr(Ser) kinase/phosphatase; protein product: MLSLPVSELLNDKSIHLELVLLAGKKGLKKKIHIPRIQKPGLALIGDTTKLHPGRVQVLGKSELTYLKSLEDARLKKIVEKICEVEVACFIITRGIEPPQALLDEANKKGIPLFQTSLITSTFINRVSRFLEERLTISTTVHGVLIDVFGVGILIIGKSGIGKSECALDLVLKGHRLVADDMVHIAKRPPTTLYGSSTELLRHHLEIRGLGILNIRDLFGIAAIRDKKIIEIVIELVEWNPNYEYDRLGLDEHKYNILDVPIPYIKLPVSPGRNVTTIVEVAARNNLLKAQGHYSSRIFARRLDDQLDKETENEPGE